From a single Serratia surfactantfaciens genomic region:
- the mnmC gene encoding bifunctional tRNA (5-methylaminomethyl-2-thiouridine)(34)-methyltransferase MnmD/FAD-dependent 5-carboxymethylaminomethyl-2-thiouridine(34) oxidoreductase MnmC: MNHAPIQTATLTWNEQGTPVSKQFDDVYFSNQDGLEETRYVFLHGNRLPQRFATHPRSLLVVAETGFGTGLNFLTLWQAFAGFRQAEPHAALQRLHFISFEKFPLQQADLAAAHARWPELAPYADELRAQWPLPLPGCHRLLLAEGRITLDLWFGDVNELLPQFDASMNNQVDAWFLDGFAPAKNPDMWTEQLFAAMARFARPEGSFATFTAAGFVRRGLQQAGFQVNRCKGFGQKREMLAGCLPADAQPAPHPAPWYRRPAADNTTDIALIGGGVASALTALALLRRGASVTLYCADEQAAEGASGNRQGAIYPLLNGSGDALENFFSAAFPFARRQYDALLQQGVAFDHQWCGVSQLAYDEKSGAKIANMLKTDWPPSLAMAADRETLSELCGVDTGFGGITYPQGGWLCPAELTRGAIALAQRQGLICRYRHDAQALTREENGWRINFTNGDSHRHATVILANGHRLAELAPTEALPLYSVRGQVSHIPTSQALGQLKQVLCYDGYLTPVNVNNGQHCIGASYQRGDTATDYREQEQQDNRERLLRCLPEQAWPQQVDVSAHQARCGVRSATRDHLPMVGALPDYQTTLMQYQDLQRQNQRGETVADAPVYPGLFAIGGLGSRGLCSAPLAAEILAAQLFGEPLPGDAQLLAALNPNRMWVRKLLKGRVV; the protein is encoded by the coding sequence GTGAACCACGCCCCCATCCAAACCGCAACGCTAACCTGGAACGAACAGGGTACACCTGTTTCGAAACAGTTTGATGACGTCTATTTTTCCAATCAGGATGGGCTGGAAGAAACCCGCTACGTCTTCCTGCACGGCAACCGGCTGCCGCAACGTTTCGCCACCCACCCGCGTTCGCTGTTGGTGGTGGCGGAAACCGGGTTCGGCACCGGGCTGAATTTCCTCACGCTGTGGCAGGCCTTCGCCGGCTTCCGTCAGGCCGAGCCGCACGCCGCGCTGCAGCGCCTGCACTTTATCAGCTTCGAAAAATTCCCCCTGCAGCAGGCTGACCTGGCGGCAGCGCATGCGCGCTGGCCGGAGCTGGCGCCTTATGCCGATGAACTGCGCGCCCAATGGCCGCTGCCGCTGCCGGGTTGCCATCGCCTGCTGTTGGCCGAAGGCCGCATTACGCTCGATCTGTGGTTCGGCGACGTCAACGAACTGTTGCCGCAGTTCGACGCCAGCATGAATAACCAGGTCGATGCCTGGTTCCTCGACGGCTTCGCGCCGGCAAAAAATCCCGACATGTGGACCGAGCAACTGTTCGCCGCCATGGCGCGCTTCGCTCGGCCGGAAGGCAGCTTTGCCACCTTTACCGCCGCCGGCTTTGTGCGCCGCGGGTTGCAACAGGCCGGTTTTCAGGTCAACCGCTGCAAAGGCTTCGGCCAAAAGCGTGAGATGCTCGCCGGTTGCCTGCCCGCCGATGCGCAGCCCGCTCCCCACCCGGCCCCCTGGTATCGGCGGCCGGCGGCGGACAACACCACCGATATCGCCCTGATCGGCGGCGGCGTCGCCAGCGCGCTCACCGCGCTGGCCCTGCTGCGGCGCGGCGCCAGCGTCACGCTGTACTGCGCCGACGAGCAGGCGGCCGAGGGTGCATCCGGCAACCGCCAGGGGGCGATTTATCCCCTGCTGAACGGCAGCGGCGACGCGCTGGAGAACTTCTTCAGCGCCGCGTTTCCCTTCGCACGCCGCCAATACGACGCCCTGCTGCAACAAGGCGTCGCCTTTGATCACCAATGGTGCGGCGTCAGCCAGTTGGCCTATGACGAAAAGAGCGGCGCCAAGATCGCCAATATGCTGAAAACCGACTGGCCGCCGTCGCTGGCGATGGCGGCCGACCGCGAGACGCTCAGCGAACTGTGCGGCGTCGATACCGGCTTTGGCGGCATCACCTACCCGCAAGGCGGCTGGCTCTGCCCGGCCGAGCTGACGCGCGGCGCTATCGCGCTGGCGCAGCGTCAGGGCCTGATCTGCCGCTACCGGCACGATGCACAGGCGCTGACGCGTGAAGAAAACGGCTGGCGTATCAACTTCACCAACGGTGACAGCCATCGTCATGCCACGGTGATCCTGGCCAACGGGCACCGGTTAGCCGAGCTGGCGCCGACAGAGGCTCTGCCGCTGTACTCAGTGCGCGGGCAGGTGTCGCATATCCCGACCTCACAGGCGCTCGGCCAACTGAAACAGGTATTGTGCTATGACGGCTATCTGACGCCGGTCAACGTCAACAACGGCCAGCACTGCATCGGCGCCAGCTACCAACGCGGCGACACCGCCACCGACTACCGCGAGCAGGAGCAGCAGGATAACCGCGAACGCCTGCTGCGCTGCCTGCCGGAACAGGCCTGGCCGCAGCAGGTTGACGTCAGCGCGCATCAGGCACGTTGCGGCGTGCGCAGCGCCACTCGCGATCATCTGCCGATGGTCGGCGCACTGCCGGACTATCAGACTACGCTAATGCAGTATCAGGATTTGCAGCGGCAGAACCAGCGCGGTGAAACCGTCGCCGATGCGCCGGTTTATCCCGGCCTGTTCGCTATCGGCGGATTAGGCTCGCGCGGCTTGTGCTCGGCGCCGCTGGCGGCGGAAATTCTGGCGGCGCAGCTGTTCGGCGAGCCGTTGCCGGGCGATGCGCAGTTGCTGGCGGCGTTGAATCCGAATCGGATGTGGGTGCGGAAACTGCTGAAAGGACGTGTGGTTTAA
- a CDS encoding YfcL family protein encodes MIAEFEARILALIDDMVEHASDDELFAGGYLRGHLTLAVAEAEEQGEHTAEALKARVEESLHKAIAAGELSPPDQILVRGMWENLYQAATPAA; translated from the coding sequence ATGATCGCAGAATTTGAAGCGCGCATTTTGGCGCTGATTGATGACATGGTAGAGCACGCCAGCGATGATGAACTGTTTGCCGGTGGCTACCTGCGCGGTCATCTGACGCTGGCGGTGGCCGAAGCGGAAGAGCAGGGCGAGCACACCGCCGAAGCGTTGAAAGCGCGGGTGGAAGAGAGCCTGCACAAGGCGATTGCCGCCGGGGAGCTCTCGCCGCCGGATCAGATCCTGGTGCGCGGCATGTGGGAAAACCTCTATCAGGCGGCAACGCCCGCCGCTTGA
- a CDS encoding elongation factor P hydroxylase: MSDTQTRHHYEQLIEIFNRCFSDDYNTRLVKGDDEPIYLPADDELPYHRIVFAHGFYASGLHEISHWCIAGEARRQLVDFGYWYCPDGRDAQTQSEFEAVEIKPQALEWMFCMAAGFPFNVSCDNLNGDCEPDRIAFQRKVRARVLTLLEQGIPTRPARFIQALQSFYNTPPLAAEHFPYPEDLN; the protein is encoded by the coding sequence ATGTCAGACACGCAGACCCGTCATCACTATGAACAGCTGATCGAGATCTTCAATCGGTGTTTCAGCGATGATTACAACACTCGCCTGGTGAAGGGCGACGACGAGCCTATCTACCTGCCGGCCGACGACGAACTGCCGTATCACCGCATCGTTTTCGCCCACGGCTTTTACGCCAGCGGCCTGCACGAAATCTCGCACTGGTGCATCGCCGGCGAAGCGCGCCGCCAATTGGTGGACTTCGGTTACTGGTATTGCCCGGACGGGCGCGACGCGCAAACCCAGAGTGAATTCGAAGCGGTGGAGATCAAACCGCAGGCGTTGGAATGGATGTTCTGCATGGCGGCCGGTTTCCCGTTCAACGTCAGTTGCGACAACCTGAACGGCGACTGCGAGCCGGACCGCATCGCGTTCCAGCGCAAGGTGCGCGCCCGGGTATTGACGCTGCTGGAGCAGGGAATACCCACACGGCCTGCGCGCTTTATTCAGGCGTTGCAATCGTTCTACAATACGCCACCGTTGGCGGCCGAGCATTTTCCGTATCCGGAAGATCTCAACTGA
- a CDS encoding sulfite exporter TauE/SafE family protein, producing the protein MDWFVIGPEMLGVLFAVALLAGFIDSIAGGGGLLTVPALLAVGVPPAQALATNKLQSVGGSFSASLYFIRRRAVNLNDQKLTIFLTLIGSIVGAILVQHMRADLLRQMLPLLVIGIGLYFLLMPRLGEEDRQRRLGALPFGLVAGGCVGFYDGFFGPGAGSFYALAYVTLCGFNLAKSTAHAKVLNFTSNVGGLTLFIIGGKVVWSIGLVMLVGQVLGARLGAHMVLTRGQKLIRPMIVIVSLVMSLKLLYDNHGAEIQQWLTAFTHG; encoded by the coding sequence ATGGACTGGTTCGTCATCGGCCCCGAGATGCTCGGGGTGTTGTTTGCGGTAGCGCTGCTGGCGGGGTTTATCGACTCCATCGCCGGCGGCGGCGGGTTGCTGACGGTGCCGGCCTTGCTGGCGGTGGGGGTTCCTCCGGCGCAGGCGCTGGCGACCAATAAACTGCAGTCGGTCGGCGGTTCTTTCTCCGCCAGCCTGTACTTTATTCGCCGGCGTGCGGTGAACCTCAATGACCAGAAGCTGACGATATTTCTGACGCTGATCGGTTCGATCGTCGGCGCCATTCTGGTGCAGCATATGCGCGCCGATCTGCTGCGGCAGATGCTGCCGCTGCTGGTGATCGGCATCGGTCTCTATTTCCTGTTGATGCCACGATTGGGTGAGGAAGATCGTCAACGCCGCCTCGGCGCCTTGCCGTTCGGGCTGGTGGCCGGCGGTTGCGTCGGATTCTACGATGGCTTTTTCGGCCCCGGCGCCGGATCGTTCTACGCGCTGGCCTATGTGACGCTGTGCGGCTTTAACCTCGCCAAGTCTACGGCGCACGCCAAGGTGTTGAACTTCACCTCCAACGTCGGCGGGCTGACGCTGTTCATCATCGGCGGTAAGGTGGTGTGGAGCATCGGTTTGGTGATGCTGGTGGGGCAGGTGCTGGGGGCGCGTTTGGGCGCGCACATGGTGCTGACCCGCGGGCAGAAACTGATTCGGCCGATGATCGTGATCGTCTCGCTGGTGATGAGCCTCAAGCTGCTGTACGACAACCACGGCGCGGAGATTCAGCAGTGGTTGACTGCCTTCACGCACGGTTGA
- the mepA gene encoding penicillin-insensitive murein endopeptidase, translated as MKNWMLGLLALTASASAMALTPWQKIDHPVAGAPQAVGGFANGCIIGAQPLPLNSPNYQVMRTDQRRYFGHPDLLAFIQRLSSQANQKALGTVLIGDMAMPAGGRFSSGHASHQSGLDVDIWLQLPRQRWSAQQLLKPQPIDLVSGDGKQVVASQWQPQIESLIKLAAQDAEVTRIFVNPAIKQRLCLDAGADRAWLHKVRPWFGHRAHMHVRLRCPAGSLECQEQDTPPPGDGCGAELASWFVPHQPNAKPGKSVPPPLPPTCQALLDHHFSAE; from the coding sequence ATGAAAAACTGGATGTTGGGTCTGCTGGCCCTGACGGCCTCCGCTTCCGCCATGGCGCTGACGCCGTGGCAGAAAATCGACCATCCGGTGGCCGGCGCGCCGCAGGCGGTGGGCGGTTTCGCCAACGGCTGCATCATCGGCGCGCAGCCTCTGCCGCTGAATTCACCGAACTACCAGGTGATGCGCACCGACCAACGCCGTTATTTCGGTCACCCGGATCTGCTGGCGTTCATTCAGCGCCTCAGCAGCCAGGCGAACCAGAAAGCGCTGGGTACAGTGCTGATCGGCGATATGGCGATGCCGGCCGGCGGGCGCTTCAGCAGCGGCCATGCCAGCCATCAGTCGGGGCTCGACGTCGACATTTGGCTGCAGCTGCCGCGCCAACGCTGGAGCGCGCAGCAATTGCTGAAACCGCAGCCGATCGACCTGGTGTCAGGCGATGGCAAGCAGGTGGTGGCGAGCCAATGGCAGCCGCAGATTGAGTCGTTGATCAAGCTGGCGGCGCAGGATGCGGAGGTGACGCGCATCTTCGTCAACCCGGCGATCAAGCAGCGTCTGTGCCTGGATGCCGGTGCCGATCGCGCCTGGCTGCACAAGGTGCGGCCGTGGTTCGGCCATCGCGCGCACATGCATGTGCGCCTGCGTTGTCCGGCCGGCAGCCTGGAGTGCCAGGAGCAGGATACGCCGCCACCGGGCGACGGCTGCGGTGCTGAACTGGCGAGCTGGTTCGTGCCGCATCAGCCGAACGCGAAGCCGGGCAAATCCGTGCCGCCGCCGTTACCGCCGACCTGTCAGGCATTGCTGGATCACCATTTCTCAGCGGAATAA
- the aroC gene encoding chorismate synthase, producing MAGNSIGQIFRVTTFGESHGVALGCIVDGVPPGIPLTEADLQHDLDRRRPGTSRYTTQRREPDQVRILSGVFEGVTTGTSIGLIIENTDQRSQDYSAIKDVFRPGHADYTYEQKYGLRDYRGGGRSSARETAMRVAAGAIAKKYLQQKFGVQVRGYLAQIGDVTCELKDWEQVEQNPFFCPDPDKLEALDELMRALKKEGDSIGAKVSVIAENVPVGLGEPVFDRLDADLAHALMSINAVKGVEIGDGFAVVTKRGSENRDEITPEGFQSNHAGGILGGISSGQPVIAHLALKPTSSIMVPGRTINRQGEAVEMVTRGRHDPCVGIRAVPIAEAMMAIVLMDHLLRQRAQNGDVVSDVPRW from the coding sequence ATGGCAGGAAACAGTATTGGGCAGATTTTCCGCGTCACCACCTTCGGTGAATCTCACGGGGTGGCGCTGGGTTGTATCGTCGATGGCGTGCCGCCCGGCATTCCGCTCACCGAAGCCGATTTGCAACACGATCTGGACCGCCGTCGTCCGGGCACCTCGCGTTACACCACCCAGCGCCGCGAACCGGATCAGGTGCGCATTCTCTCCGGCGTATTCGAAGGCGTGACCACCGGTACCAGCATCGGTCTGATCATTGAGAACACCGATCAGCGCTCGCAAGACTACAGCGCCATCAAAGACGTGTTCCGTCCAGGGCATGCCGACTACACCTACGAACAGAAATACGGTCTGCGCGACTATCGCGGCGGCGGCCGTTCTTCGGCGCGTGAAACCGCCATGCGCGTCGCGGCGGGCGCTATCGCCAAGAAATACCTGCAGCAGAAATTCGGCGTGCAGGTGCGCGGCTATCTGGCGCAGATCGGCGACGTGACCTGCGAGCTGAAAGATTGGGAGCAGGTCGAACAGAACCCGTTCTTCTGCCCGGATCCGGACAAGCTGGAAGCGCTGGATGAACTGATGCGCGCGCTGAAAAAAGAGGGTGACTCCATCGGTGCCAAGGTCAGCGTGATTGCCGAAAATGTGCCGGTTGGCCTGGGCGAGCCGGTGTTTGACCGCCTCGACGCCGATCTGGCGCACGCGCTGATGAGCATCAACGCGGTGAAAGGCGTGGAGATCGGCGACGGGTTCGCCGTGGTGACCAAGCGCGGCAGCGAAAACCGCGACGAAATCACCCCGGAAGGCTTCCAGAGCAACCACGCCGGCGGCATTCTCGGCGGTATCAGCAGCGGCCAACCGGTGATCGCGCATCTGGCGCTGAAGCCGACCTCCAGCATCATGGTGCCGGGTCGCACTATCAATCGCCAGGGCGAAGCGGTGGAAATGGTCACCCGTGGCCGCCACGATCCGTGCGTGGGCATCCGCGCCGTGCCGATCGCCGAAGCGATGATGGCGATCGTATTGATGGATCACCTGCTGCGCCAGCGCGCGCAAAACGGTGATGTGGTTTCCGACGTGCCTCGCTGGTAA
- the prmB gene encoding 50S ribosomal protein L3 N(5)-glutamine methyltransferase, whose protein sequence is MDKIFVDEAVNELHTIQDMLRWTVSRFNAANIYYGHGTDNPWDEAVQLVLPSLFLPLDIPEDMHTARLTSSERHRIVERVIRRVNERIPVAYLTNKAWFCGMEFYVDERVLVPRSPIGELINDRFSALIPHPPRHILDMCTGSGCIAIACGYAFPEAEVDAVDISSEVLAVTERNIQAHGVEHQVIPIRSDLFRDVPAIQYDLIVTNPPYVDAEDMSDLPQEFRFEPELGLAAGSDGLKLVRRILACAPDYLTDDGVLICEVGNSMVHLMEQYPDIPFTWLEFENGGDGVFMLTKQQLVDCKDHFSLYRS, encoded by the coding sequence TTGGACAAAATTTTCGTCGACGAAGCAGTGAACGAACTGCACACCATTCAAGATATGCTGCGCTGGACGGTAAGCCGCTTCAACGCCGCCAATATCTATTATGGTCACGGAACCGACAATCCGTGGGACGAAGCGGTGCAATTGGTGCTGCCAAGCCTGTTCCTGCCGTTGGACATTCCGGAGGACATGCACACCGCCCGTCTGACCTCCAGCGAGCGCCATCGCATCGTTGAGCGCGTGATCCGCCGCGTCAACGAGCGCATTCCGGTCGCCTATCTGACCAACAAGGCCTGGTTCTGCGGCATGGAATTTTACGTCGACGAGCGCGTGCTGGTGCCGCGTTCGCCGATCGGTGAGTTGATCAACGATCGTTTCAGCGCGCTGATCCCGCATCCGCCGCGCCATATTCTCGACATGTGCACCGGCAGCGGCTGCATCGCCATCGCCTGCGGCTACGCCTTCCCGGAAGCGGAAGTGGACGCGGTGGACATCTCCAGCGAGGTGCTGGCGGTGACCGAGCGCAATATTCAGGCGCACGGCGTCGAACACCAGGTGATCCCGATCCGTTCCGATCTGTTCCGCGACGTTCCCGCGATCCAGTACGATCTGATCGTCACCAACCCGCCGTACGTCGATGCGGAAGACATGTCCGATCTGCCGCAGGAGTTCCGCTTCGAACCGGAACTGGGCCTGGCTGCAGGCAGCGACGGCCTGAAGCTGGTGCGCCGCATTCTGGCCTGCGCGCCGGACTACCTGACCGACGACGGCGTGCTGATTTGTGAAGTGGGCAACAGCATGGTACATCTGATGGAACAATATCCGGACATTCCGTTCACCTGGCTGGAGTTCGAAAACGGCGGCGACGGCGTGTTCATGCTGACCAAACAGCAGCTGGTGGATTGCAAGGATCACTTCAGCCTCTATCGCAGCTAA